Proteins encoded together in one Solanum lycopersicum chromosome 7, SLM_r2.1 window:
- the LOC101249105 gene encoding protein Brevis radix-like 4 encodes MLTCIARSKQSSDDSFDHPEKFNPNAAPPNKQSVKTLTSQIKDMALKASGAYKQCGPCSTHPSTLRKNGSQNDSDSDKFRWSYKRTGSSSSSSTAGRKELEARLKGISSGEVTPVSASASGRRAEPVVFVEESEPKEWVAQVEPGVLITFVSLPRGGNDLKRIRFSREMFNKYQAQRWWSENCEKVMELYNVQRLNRQAFPLPTPPRSEDESSKIESIEDSPVTPPLTKERLPRTLFRPMYSSSDSLELQSTHSRYNYDSCGVSSTPKLSSISGTKTEISSMDASMRTSTSRDADRSGELSISNASDLETEWVEQDEPGVYITIRALPDGRRELKRVRFSREKFGEVHARLWWEENRARIHKQYLG; translated from the exons ATGCTTACGTGCATAGCTCGTTCGAAGCAATCGAGCGATGATTCGTTTGATCATCCCGAAAAATTCAACCCGAACGCTGCTCCGCCCAATAAACAATCCGTTAAAACACTTACTTCTCAG ATCAAGGACATGGCATTGAAAGCATCAGGAGCATACAAACAGTGTGGTCCATGTTCCACTCACCCCTCCACTCTCCGAAAAAACGGAAGCCAAAACGACTCCGACTCCGATAAATTCCGTTGGTCTTATAAAAGAACAGGGAGTTCGAGTTCCAGCTCCACGGCTGGGAGGAAGGAGCTGGAAGCCAGGCTTAAAGGAATATCAAGCGGGGAAGTTACGCCCGTATCGGCGTCAGCTAGTGGCCGGCGAGCTGAACCCGTGGTGTTTGTTGAAGAAAGCGAGCCGAAAGAGTGGGTGGCTCAAGTCGAGCCGGGAGTTCTAATCACTTTCGTTTCATTACCACGTGGCGGCAATGATCTTAAACGGATCCGATTCAG TCGAGAAATGTTTAATAAATACCAAGCTCAAAGATGGTGGTCCGAGAATTGTGAGAAGGTAATGGAGCTTTATAATGTCCAAAGGTTGAATCGTCAAGCTTTTCCCCTTCCAACGCCTCCAAGATCAGAAGACGAG AGTTCAAAAATCGAATCGATTGAAGACAGTCCTGTGACACCCCCGCTGACTAAAGAACGACTACCACGTACTTTGTTCCGTCCAATGTATTCATCTTCAGATTCTCTTGAACTACAGTCCACCCATTCTCGCTATAACTATGACTCTTGTGGTGTCTCGTCAACTCCAAAACTCTCAAGCATCAGTGGAACAAAGACAGAGATATCATCAATGGATGCCTCTATGAGGACTAGCACATCAAGAGATGCAGATCGCTCTGGAGAGCTATCTATCAGCAATGCCAGTGATCTTGAAACAGAATGGGTCGAGCAAGATGAGCCGGGGGTTTACATCACTATACGAGCACTACCAGATGGCAGACGAGAACTCAAACGTGTCAGATTCAG CCGAGAAAAATTTGGAGAAGTGCATGCCAGGTTATGGTGGGAGGAGAATCGTGCTAGGATACACAAACAATACCTGGGATGA